A genomic window from Sulfurimonas hongkongensis includes:
- a CDS encoding 2Fe-2S iron-sulfur cluster-binding protein produces MIKEKVRVKNFKIDGVCVTGQSNQTILEVAHDNDIEIPTMCHLRGLSNVGSCRMCIVEIEGRHEPIPSCTAKIKEGMEVTTSSPRIKAAREMILSMMFSERSHTCSTCVVNGDCQLQSKSVELELGHSFTPYLNQRFEVDASHKNFVNDPNRCILCTRCIRVCDEIEGAHALDLFGRGLNTRIIHDMDEPWADSTSCTSCGKCVYVCPTGALYEKDISEEEVVKKREIITELVKNRGQR; encoded by the coding sequence ATGATTAAAGAAAAAGTAAGAGTCAAAAATTTCAAGATAGATGGTGTCTGCGTCACGGGGCAATCAAACCAAACTATACTTGAAGTTGCTCATGACAACGATATTGAGATTCCAACTATGTGTCATCTACGGGGTCTTAGCAATGTTGGCTCATGCAGAATGTGCATAGTTGAGATAGAAGGAAGACATGAACCCATACCCTCATGTACTGCAAAGATAAAAGAGGGGATGGAAGTAACTACCTCTTCACCTAGGATAAAAGCCGCAAGAGAGATGATACTCTCTATGATGTTCTCAGAGCGTTCTCATACATGCAGCACTTGCGTGGTTAATGGAGATTGCCAGCTTCAAAGCAAATCCGTAGAACTTGAACTTGGACACAGTTTCACCCCTTATCTAAATCAGAGATTTGAGGTAGATGCTTCACATAAAAACTTTGTAAATGACCCAAACAGATGTATCTTATGTACGAGATGTATAAGAGTTTGTGATGAGATAGAGGGAGCTCATGCACTTGATCTCTTTGGCAGAGGACTAAACACAAGAATAATCCACGATATGGATGAGCCTTGGGCAGATTCAACAAGCTGTACAAGCTGTGGAAAATGTGTCTATGTCTGCCCAACGGGAGCACTTTATGAAAAAGATATAAGCGAAGAAGAGGTTGTAAAAAAACGAGAGATTATTACAGAACTTGTTAAAAACAGGGGTCAAAGATGA